Below is a genomic region from Henckelia pumila isolate YLH828 chromosome 3, ASM3356847v2, whole genome shotgun sequence.
CAAAAGCTCAAGTAGCACAAAAAGAGGGAAGCCAAATTGCAAGCGAAGCAGTCATTAATCACAGAACCATAACCGCCTTTTCGTCTCAGAAAAAGATAGTGGGACTTTTTAGAGACACTTTAGAAGGCCCACGGAAGGAGAGCGTTAGGCAATCCTGGTTTGCAGGTGTTGGCCTCTTCAGCTCTCAGTTTCTTGCAGCAGCTTCGACAGCTTTAGCTTACTGGTACGGAGGGAGGCTATTGGCAAAGGATCAAATATCTCCAGAGAGACTCTTTCAAGCATTTCTAGCACTTCTTTTTACTGCATATACCATTGCAGAGGCTGGGAGCATGACCAAAGATATATCTAGAGGAAGTACTGCAGTAAGTTCAGTCTTTGCAATACTAGATAGAAAGAGTGAGATCGATCCCGAGAGCCCAAGAAAAACTGATGCCACTAAAACCAACATCAGGGGCCGCGTGGAGCTGAGAAGCGTAGTCTTTGCGTATCCCACAAGACCTGAACAATTGATCTTGAAGGGCCTCAACCTTAAAATCAATGCTGGAACCACTGTAGCATTGGTTGGCCAGAGTGGATCAGGGAAATCCACAATCCTCGGACTCATCGAAAGATTTTATGATCCTATCAACGGATCGGTCTGCATCGATGAGAAGGACATCAGAGAATACGATCTCAGAACCATGAGATCACACATTGCATTGGTCAGCCAAGAGCCGACCCTATTCGCAGGAACCGTCTACGACAACATAGCATACGGGCAAAACGACGCCAGGGAATCTGAAATAAGAAAGGCAGCAAGGCTGGCAAATGCCCACGAATTCATAAGGCATAGATTTCTCATCTTCATTCACataacacacacacatatatatgcaTACAGCATACTTGTAAGCTAAAACAACCACATATGTTAGTAACATCTGTTGATGGCAGTGGAATGAAAGACGGATACGACACATACTGCGGGGAAAGAGGCGTGCAGCTGTCCGGAGGGCAGAGACAGAGGATAGCATTAGCTCGTGCCATTTTGAAGGACCCCAAAATCCTGTTGCTGGATGAAGCAACGAGTGCTCTCGATAGCGTGTCGGAAAGCTTGGTTCAAGAAGCACTGGCGAAGATGATGGTGGGAAGAACATGTGTGGTCGTGGCTCATCGATTATCGACGATACAGAGATCGAACTCCATTGCTGTGATCAAAGAGGGGAAAGTTGCAGAACAAGGCTCGCATTCTGATCTGCTGGCATTGGGGAATCAAGGTGCATACCATTCTCTGGTTAAAGCACAAGGTGGCAACTCTCCATACCGCTGAAACTAAAAAAGTTTAAACAATCATGCATATTTATTTCCCACTGCGTTTTTCATTTTGTAATCTAGAGATTATATATAAGAATCCAAAATCAAAATAGATTATGAACTCACGTTGCTTGCATGTAAAAGTGAGCACTGCTTTTGATTGGAAGAAAAGAAATATTGCTGTGTAAATTATGCTttcaagaatatatatataagagcCATTTATATATTCTGCTGAAGATCATTACCTTTCCTATGATTCAGAATGTTAGGAAATTTGTTATAATTGAGTTTCGAACTCGAGATCTCGTCCCACGCTTGGAATCTTGGTGTCAGATAAGCTACACGTGGACAATAAGAAAAGTAgtgaaaataatattattttttgttatagACACGAGTCGAGTGGATAATATAATATTCGATAGAGGGAATCTATTTCACAATTTACCAATATCAAATGAAATTCTAAATTCAGAATCCATTTTTGTCCTTTGTTAAACtggaaattaaataaatagagGACATTAACTAAATATAATCCCTTCTACCTCAAAtcttcttttccttctttgTTTCACAATTCTCGgttattgtttttttatatcATTCCAAAATCCATTTTAGTTGGATCCACAGAAACTTTTTTCCTATTTCAATTGCTGATCATACAAAAGATTTTAATTTTACGAAGAATCGAAATCTCTACTAATTATCaactcaataaaaaaaaaatctctacTAATTATGCTTTAAAAATCTCAACTTGTAACTAAATGgaaaaaaatgtttaaaaaatcTTTACTAATTAGGTAGAGGAATAGATGTCGATTGTAGGCCTCTAATTTTCTTAAATTATATAAACCTAGTATACGTACACAGTAATTAAttcattaaaaattatatacatTAAGTTATAatacaaaatttatatttttataataaactaTTGGACTAATACGATTATTTAAAttcttgtttatgaatgcatgtttgaTGAAGAAATTGGAAACACGAATTGAGTTTAATAAATAAAGCAGGacaaagtaataatatttttttagaaaacaattaattaatgataataaatttaaaataaaaataaaatttaataaaaaaatgtttgctaaatattttttaattggatcttaataaaaattgtgaattatgggttaaatagatttaaaaattatcatttcAATgagtcaaatatatatttttaatatttcacaggggtattaagatccaattaaaaaatatttagcaaacatccAATGggtcaaatatatatttttaatatttcacatgggtattttgtacaaaaaaaaatcaaaatgtttgcTCAGTCGCATGCGTGACGCATGCGCAACAATAACttatctgaaggggcgagtgtgctaattttataaaatgtaAGGGTTGaaaatgcctattaaaattttacagTAGAGAAatatgcattttcaatatttcatcgGGGTATTTATTGCAaataactcatatatatatatatatataattatatatatatatatatatatatatatatatatatatatatatatatatattatggagcAAGAAACCCTTCTTAAACCCTAAAACCTTTTCTCATTTCCTCTCCAAAACGCTCAATAGAAATGGCTCTCAGCAACATACTCAAACGATCTGCTTCCAGATTCGCACCGTTGATCTTCAATCACAAGAATCTCCGCCACAATCACCACCAGGCCACGGCCCTGTTCGCCGCCGTCAGCGACCGTGCCTCGGGAATGTCGCGGAATCTCCTGCAGCGGTCATTTCCGTCGTCTCTTCACCACTACTCCACAAAGCCCAGCTCTGACGAATCACTGCTGCGAGTAATCCAGTCGGAGATTAAGTGCGCTGTAGAGTCTCATGAGGAGGAGCAGGTCTATTTTGTTAATGAATAATACTAGAaaattgaaattgtgtatgcTTGGTTGCTCAGTTATGGTGGAATTGATGACGTATCATGTTTATGTTTAGTTTCTGTGATTTGTCACAAAATGGGTTTCTTTCTTGGAGAAGGGTTTTTCCATTTCCATTTCCATTTTCtttctcttttccttttgtTTCCCCCCGCTAATGGGTTCCCCCGCATTCCTTTCTTTGTAAAATGGGTGGTTGTTCCTTTTGATTTTTCGAGTGGGTTTCatattttatgataatttttatatttttcagtGTTAAGATTTCTGTGCGTCATTTGATATAAAGATGAAGTGATCTTGATTGTTGGATGATTTCGAAGGGTTAACTAactgattttaattgtttttatttgttattCCCAACTATCTGTTATGATCTTACTATTTGAGGTTGTTGAAAAAAGTTATACAATTATCATGACCCACTAGTCCACTGGATGGAAAATGTAGTAATAAGGTTTAATAGGTTGGGGATGTTTGATTATATGATAGtttttaccttaaaatattcACACTATTGTTTGGCGTGACTCACTCTTTTATGGCTCCACACCTTAGTTGTTTCACCAATAAAGTCTAGATTCTACTCTTGTAGTAAGTATGAGCTGAATGTGATGTGTAAAGGTTGTCTCCAAGATACAACACTTTCGTTGGCTTTAACTTTAACTGAGGTTTTAGATTATCTTTTGATTATACGACATCAGATTTTATTTTGGATGACTGTTTTAGTATCCCCACGAGTAATTTTTTCTTGTTATTTGTTTTTTCTATCCAGTTAATTTAGAATCCAAAAGGATAATTGTCTTGCTTTGTGTTTGCTATATTTGACAATTTGAACCATCATGGTTCTCTCATTTCCAATTATTTTCCAGGTTGAGGAGGTTCCACAAGGTTTCCCTTTTAAAATTGAAAACCATCACGGACAGCAGACTATAACTCTAACCAGACAATACCAAGGGGAAACCATATCTGTTGAAGTTCACATGCCTGACATTATTACTGGTGCGGAGGATGATGCTGATGACAGTAATGAAGAAGGGGAGGAAAGTGCAAGCCAGCCCAGTATTCCATTAGTCATTCAAGTTTCCAAGAGAAGTGGGCCCTGTCTCGAGTTTAATTGTACTGCCTACCCTGATGAGATTGCAATCGACAGCTTGTCTGTCAAAGATCCGGAAGCTGCTGAGGATGAAATAATACCATATGAAGGACCTGACTTCTCGTAAGTTTCATATTCTTCTCTACATTATGTTTTTTCTTAGCTCAGAATAGGTTTTTCATCTGGCGGAAGGGTCACGACCATATCAATGTGTTATGTTGAGATAAAAAGTCGAGTGAATGTTCACATACAAGTTTCTTATTTTGAGTTGAGGGGTATGGACCACCCTCTCCCCCCCACCCCCTACTTGTCCACCGCGCTTCCAACGGGGTCTATTCCAACTTTATGATTTGTACTTGTACTTTGTGACTTCTGGTGATATGCTAATATGTTTCCTGTGTTTTTTCAGGGATTTAGACGAGAATTTGCAGAAGGCTTTCCACAAGTATTTGGAGATCAGGGGAATTAAGGCCAGCACAACCAATTTCTTGCATGGTTACATGGTCGACAAGGACAGCAAAGAGTACATAACATGGTTGAAGAACCTCGAGAAGTTCATTAAAGATTAGGAGGCAGAAAATTTACCTTTTTACGAGGAATGTTTTGAAAGTATTATTTAGGGCACTTCGAATTAAAAACGTGGATGCACTGAACTGGTTGGTTCCCAAATTATGAAAACACCGCTTGCAATGGTAATTGAATGGTGAACTTTAGTGAATTTGCTTGCAATAAAGCTTTGTTTTGCAAATTTTGAGCACTGCTTTCGAATACGTTTTTACTGTCTTGCAATACGTAAAGGATTCAGGTGCTTTGAATGTTCTTATCCCAGCACAATGGACTAGTGGACAAGCTTTTTTGTATTCAAATTTGCAAGTTTCATGATCCGGTAATCAAGTCTATGTTAGCTGAGCCTTTTTTGAATCGTTTCTTGTTCTTATCCCAGCACAATGAACTGTTGGCTAACTTGTAAAAGAATTGTCCTTGGTATTTTTGTCTGAACCAGAGAGCAACAGAATATATACTACAGCTTTGTTTGTAGAACATTCAAGCTTCAGCTGATCGATATGCTGCTCTGATCGGTATTGATCGAGTATTTTAAGAAATGAATTGAAACTACGCGATCAAGTCGAATATTTGCGGTGATATGATCGGTACCAGAAGGTTAAGGAATACAAGAATTATAGAGATTGGAAAGAGTTAGTTTAGAATTGCTAGTCTGAGAAGAATGAGATACATTGTCGTTATGATTTTTCTCGCATTTTTGCGTGAGTTGCCTCTATTCTTAGGAGAAGAAAAACTTCTTTAAGATTAATTAAGCTACTGAAAAAATCCAAGATGAAAAGCTACCATAACTTGAAGAATTAATGTTGTGGAGGTACAGAATCATAATACAAAACTGAAGAATCCATTCATGatgttctttttttatttttattttatgaattacctGATATTTTGACTAATACAAAACTGAAGAATCCATTCATGatgttctttttttatttttattttatgaattacctGATATTTTGACttcacttatttttttttagataagAAATTGTAAAAACTGATAAACTAGATGTTTGCAAGAGATTCCCATGGAAGAAAAAGTAGGTATTTCTTGATACAGTTTCATGAAGATATACTCATGACTCATCATGAGATGGTCTCATAGATTTATATCAGGAGACGGATCAATCCGGTCTATATTTcagttaaaaaataataattttgacgtaaaaacataataatttttatagatCGATCGAATTAGAGATCCGTCTTACAAAATTGAATCGTGAAACGATTTCACCTAAGTTTTTGTTGGAAGGAAAATAGTAAGGAGAATGCTTACGGGCAGTGGTTATTATCTAATTCAATTTGTGTGATGTAAGATTTAATTTTGCCAGTAAATAAGGTTGGCTATGTGCATAATCCTAGCATATTTGTTGTGATTAAAAATTTAGATTGGCTAATATAATTGATCTGAATTGTATTATTTAATCAAATTCATATTGAAGATAGACTTTCTTGGAAAATAATAATTGTCAACTTGTATTTATGCCATATGGTACTTCTTACATTTAAAAGTTTTTTTCTCCATCATTATTTTACATTTTTAATCATTATattaataagaaaaaaaaaaaagaaacaaaatttacTTACCTCATACATAcaaacatatacatacatacatacatacatacatatatatacatatatatatatacactagaAAAATGTACGTGCGTTGCacgtaataataattttatttgattgaaattgaagttatcaaattttaaatgtttagtTTATTAAAATCAAGTGTTATACTTTTTACGAGCAAGTTCAAACTTCAGTCATCATGATTCAATATCTAATTAGCTACTGAAGTGGTTATATGACCtatttaactttattttttgttatatttgtcgGTTTCTGATCGACGGTTTTTTATAgtgatattatatgtttatgCATTGAGTTTGTTTTATGTTTTAGCTAACAATTttaaaacaataacatatgttatatatttattgaaaaacgtaaaatataaatatttattaaaaattgtagGATCAAGAGATTTGTGTTTTACTAAAAGTTATAGTTAGCGATAATTATGTAACGCAAATCTTTTAAATCGTATTACAGTTCAAACAAACACATGTTTCAATTATTCAACCCAAggagacaattattgcacccaaaCAATCACCTTATCAAGAATTGTGCTTTCAATCAATATGAATCGAAACTACGAGCTTGACTCTGATATTAATTGTATGACCCAACACATCTCGCTTTACTAAAA
It encodes:
- the LOC140891689 gene encoding uncharacterized protein At2g39795, mitochondrial-like codes for the protein MALSNILKRSASRFAPLIFNHKNLRHNHHQATALFAAVSDRASGMSRNLLQRSFPSSLHHYSTKPSSDESLLRVIQSEIKCAVESHEEEQVEEVPQGFPFKIENHHGQQTITLTRQYQGETISVEVHMPDIITGAEDDADDSNEEGEESASQPSIPLVIQVSKRSGPCLEFNCTAYPDEIAIDSLSVKDPEAAEDEIIPYEGPDFSDLDENLQKAFHKYLEIRGIKASTTNFLHGYMVDKDSKEYITWLKNLEKFIKD